The following are from one region of the Littorina saxatilis isolate snail1 linkage group LG4, US_GU_Lsax_2.0, whole genome shotgun sequence genome:
- the LOC138963902 gene encoding toll-like receptor 2, translating into MAFLSGFRSCRVAFFIYVCITGQFDCAVLSSDKNGTYRTEPLIQSAPNTGSSSNHALKFVPETDNKNGVSERTLNLKPDSIKQDLERDLSRSKLSHASPSVHGLQIDTVRDSKSQTHRASDNNDAIAVELERVPVEGCDIFSELCSPFYGSPCNSLDRVPGLDNHVGQKCSISERQAEKLWKSCGNMSASGNNHSACYCYQDRASCCGGLTSIPDLTAEGRNVRFLNFTSNNLTRLDREVLRNYTNLRWLILNGNNISDVTPDALQDMTSLEHFELAHNNISQTVDAANFTKAVNSLNETLRVLVVNYTQFFPLSLSKANTSGITYIIRNIRLPYLTQLFVDGCGKRIFYLSDVKELPSLCKLSLKSNRLEKFFCCSKESFGDFLHEGESLAELEDFDTEGLPYNSPPTCVSPGSREDRRCQNFHLSNLKLLDLANNSQIYVPRFCNRNSTSGNFFEVLPNITHLSLSINAIVDPKRHQFKCLTNLRSLALTGNPLKHIEAFLLKEMEHLHDVDLRFTNVMQADPLAFSHPTLKELTIESSNWFVDQHHEACCISPAIFNGTNLEVVVLSYNNFRFAKHTTVTELLYPLRNVKKLMMEGVGLQAIPSVIVDTFSKLTFLGFKSNTMSEMPAHAFQKMKNLEYLDLSDNDLANPDVEVIRHLVETQNVSINLESNPFSCTCDMLQFLNFYKAHNISTNGTGGFVGDHHHYQCFAPRSLYNTRLADLQITIHTCLLTVVQEILIYFVCFFFIFCLLAYALLYKYRWQVRYWMYMLHERLARRNVEPPSRPGARFTAFVSYCKEDSNFVLTKALPALERNHQLALCIHERDFIPGTYISQNVVERMAESCHVLLVLSNNFLKNDWCRFELFVAQQYGQIHRRIPVTVLHLEPLRVELMDAHVIALLQSVPGVEWPGWGSECSARAVERFWSRLGRILGSRR; encoded by the exons ATGGCATTTCTGTCAGGGTTTCGTTCATGCCGCGTCGCGTTTTTCATATATGTGTGTATCACTGGTCAGTTCGACTGTGCTGTGTTAAGTTCTGACAAAAACGGAACATACCGGACAGAACCCTTAATACAAAGTGCTCCTAATACGGGTTCGAGTTCGAACCATGCGTTGAAATTTGTACCGGAAACTGACAATAAAAATGGAGTTAGCGAAAGAACGTTGAACTTGAAGCCAGACAGCATAAAGCAAGATCTTGAGCGAGACTTATCAAGAAGCAAGCTCAGCCATGCTTCTCCAAGTGTTCACGGATTACAAATCGACACTGTTCGTGACTCAAAAAGTCAAACTCACAGAGCAAGTGACAACAACGACGCGATCGCGGTAGAGCTGGAGCGCGTGCCGGTGGAGGGTTGTGACATATTCAGCGAACTATGCAGCCCATTTTACGGTTCTCCCTGCAACAGCCTCGACCGGGTTCCAGGTCTTGATAATCACGTAGGACAGAAATGTAGCATTTCCGAACGACAGGCGGAAAAGTTGTGGAAAAGTTGCGGGAACATGAGCGCTTCGGGCAATAACCATTCTGCTTGTTACTGCTACCAGGACAGAGCTTCTTGCTGTGGAGGCCTCACGAGTATTCCAGATCTTACGGCTGAGGGAAGGAATGTTCGCTTCCTCAACTTCACTTCCAACAACCTCACCCGTTTGGACCGAGAGGTCCTGAGAAACTACACAAACCTCAGGTGGCTGATTCTGAACGGGAACAACATCTCTGACGTCACTCCTGACGCGCTGCAGGACATGACGTCACTGGAGCACTTTGAGCTGGCTCACAACAACATCAGTCAGACAGTTGATGCTGCAAACTTTACTAAAGCTGTGAACAGTTTGAATGAGACTCTCAGAGTCTTGGTTGTCAATTACACACAGTTTTTCCCGCTTAGTCTATCCAAAGCAAATACATCTGGGATCACCTATATCATACGCAACATCAGGCTTCCCTACCTGACGCAGCTTTTCGTCGATGGCTGCGGCAAGAGAATATTTTACCTCAGCGATGTGAAGGAGCTGCCAAGCCTCTGCAAGCTTTCCCTCAAGTCGAATCGGCTGGAGAAGTTCTTCTGCTGCTCCAAGGAAAGTTTCGGCGATTTTCTTCATGAAGGCGAAAGTCTAGCGGAGCTGGAGGATTTTGACACCGAGGGACTGCCATACAATTCTCCGCCAACCTGCGTCAGCCCGGGAAGTAGGGAAGACCGTAGGTGCCAGAACTTCCATCTCTCCAACCTGAAGTTGCTGGACCTTGCAAATAACAGTCAGATTTACGTTCCACGTTTTTGCAACCGTAATTCAACCAGTGGCAACTTCTTCGAGGTGCTTCCAAATATTACGCACTTGTCTTTATCCATCAACGCTATCGTGGACCCCAAGCGTCACCAGTTCAAGTGTCTGACTAACCTCAGATCCCTGGCGCTAACGGGGAACCCACTGAAGCACATCGAGGCTTTCCTTTTGAAGGAGATGGAGCATCTTCATGACGTTGACCTGAG GTTCACTAACGTGATGCAAGCTGACCCTCTGGCCTTCAGCCACCCCACGCTGAAGGAACTGACCATCGAGTCCAGCAACTGGTTCGTTGACCAGCATCACGAGGCGTGCTGCATCAGCCCCGCCATCTTCAACGGTACTAACCTGGAGGTGGTTGTCCTCTCCTACAACAACTTCAG ATTCGCTAAGCACACGACAGTAACGGAGCTGCTGTATCCACTGCGGAATGTGAAGAAGCTGATGATGGAAGGCGTGGGTCTCCAGGCCATCCCCAGCGTCATCGTCGACACCTTCTCTAAGCTCACGTTCCTGGGTTTCAAGAGCAACACCATGTCCGAGATGCCTGCCCACGCTTTCCAGAAAATGAAGAACCTTGAGTACTTGGATCtcag TGACAACGACCTGGCCAACCCGGATGTGGAGGTAATACGCCACCTGGTGGAGACGCAGAACGTCAGCATCAACCTGGAGTCCAACCCCTTCTCGTGCACGTGCGACATGCTTCAATTCCTCAACTTCTACAAGGCGCACAACATCTCTACCAACGGCACCG GTGGGTTCGTGGgtgaccaccaccactaccagtGCTTCGCGCCACGCTCCCTGTACAACACACGCCTGGCGGATCTGCAGATCACCATCCACACCTGTCTGCTCACCGTGGTCCAGGAGATCCTCATCTACTTCGtctgcttcttcttcatcttttgCCTCCTGGCCTATGCCCTGCTCTACAA GTACCGGTGGCAGGTGAGGTACTGGATGTACATGCTGCACGAGCGACTGGCCAGGCGGAACGTGGAGCCACCCAGCCGGCCCGGGGCACGCTTCACTGCCTTCGTGTCCTACTGCAAGGAAGACAGCAACTTTGTGCTCACCAAG GCGCTACCCGCCCTGGAGCGGAACCACCAACTGGCACTGTGCATCCACGAGCGAGACTTCATCCCTGGCACCTACATCTCGCAGAACGTAGTGGAGCGCATGGCAGAGTCGTGTCACGTGCTGCTCGTGCTGTCCAACAACTTCCTGAAGAACGACTGGTGTCGCTTCGAGCTCTTCGTGGCGCAGCAGTACGGCCAGATCCACCGCAGGATTCCTGTCACCGTGCTGCACTTGGAACCGCTTCGCGTGGAGCTGATGGACGCCCACGTGATCGCTCTCCTCCAATCTGTGCCCGGTGTGGAGTGGCCCGGATGGGGGAGTGAGTGCAGCGCACGCGCTGTTGAGAGGTTCTGGAGCCGCCTTGGACGGATTTTGGGGTCCAGACGGTAG